One window of Drosophila busckii strain San Diego stock center, stock number 13000-0081.31 chromosome 3L, ASM1175060v1, whole genome shotgun sequence genomic DNA carries:
- the LOC108599496 gene encoding uncharacterized protein LOC108599496 isoform X8, translating to MTTNRSSYNRPAFWKLPGYVHDVAAVLPPTSTQLHSRLSQRRRSSNSGIKKRVHFADEPYVGVQVGSPAYGELLRGDIIAKIGEYDARDLSHADAQQLFRGAGNEIRLTVHRDNTIAYSQQGVNQESAGSRCNSTLPPASPEPSQYPQRGPSPFLPGPSHFERAMQLPVDTLPQTVFPQLNASGGYVASSKDVFAPKPTRDHQQDVAEEQALIINQPYRTTPLVLPGAKVKKDAPTTESYLRHYPNPAVRAHPGHDYHDSIMKQRVADTMLHKIVGQDADTGRVFHKQFNSPIGLYSNNNIEDTIRTTVPNQYQPQYHGRRTM from the exons ATGACGACCAACAGATCGTCATACAATCGACCGGCATTTTGGAAATTGCCCGGTTATGTACATGACGTAGCCGCCGTGTTGCCACCTACATCAACCCAATTGCATTCTCGCCTGTCACAGCGAcgtcgcagcagcaatagcgGCATTAAGAAGCGTGTGCATTTTGCTGACGAGCCGTATGTTGGG GTGCAAGTTGGCAGCCCAGCATATGGCGAATTGTTGCGTGGCGATATCATAGCAAAGATCGGTGAATACGACGCACGTGACTTGAGTCATGCCGATGCCCAGCAGCTGTTTCGCGGTGCTGGAAATGAGATTCGTTTAACGGTGCATAG GGACAATACAATTGCGTATTCGCAGCAGGGCGTGAATCAGGAGAGCGCCGGCTCGCGTTGTAATTCTACGTTGCCACCGGCTAGTCCAGAGCCATCACAGTATCCGCAACGCGGCCCTTCTCCCTTTTTGCCAGGACCCAGTCACTTTGAGCGTGCCATGCAACTTCCTGTGGATACCTTGCCACAAACGGTGTTTCCTCAGCTGAATGCATCGGGCGGCTATGTGGCGAGCTCGAAGGATGTTTTTGCCCCAAAACCAACTCGTGATCATCAGCAGGATGTGGCCGAAGAACAGGCCCTCATTATCAACCAG CCATACCGGACAACTCCATTGGTGCTTCCTGGTGCGAAAGTGAAGAAGGATGCGCCAACCACAGAGTCCTACTTGAGACATTATCCAAATCCAGCTGTGCGCGCTCATCCCGGACACGACTACCATGACAGTATCATGAAGCAACGTGTTGCTGATACCATGTTGCACAAGATTGTTGGCCAAGATGCCGATACTGGCAGA GTCTTCCACAAGCAATTCAACTCGCCCATTGGTCTCTACTCCAACAACAATATTGAGGATACTATCAGAACAACAGTGCC AAACCAGTATCAGCCCCAGTATCACGGCCGCCGTACAATGTAA
- the LOC108599496 gene encoding PDZ and LIM domain protein 4 isoform X9, translated as MSPKLHEFAVLLQRDGQSTPWGIRLVGGNDLDTPLIITRVQVGSPAYGELLRGDIIAKIGEYDARDLSHADAQQLFRGAGNEIRLTVHRDNTIAYSQQGVNQESAGSRCNSTLPPASPEPSQYPQRGPSPFLPGPSHFERAMQLPVDTLPQTVFPQLNASGGYVASSKDVFAPKPTRDHQQDVAEEQALIINQPYRTTPLVLPGAKVKKDAPTTESYLRHYPNPAVRAHPGHDYHDSIMKQRVADTMLHKIVGQDADTGRVFHKQFNSPIGLYSNNNIEDTIRTTVPFATTSVSNRLKESPLHRTLPTKLDGNQYQPQYHGRRTM; from the exons ATGAGCCCAAAGCTGCATGagtttgctgttttgttgcaACGCGATGGTCAGTCCACGCCATGGGGCATACGGCTGGTGGGTGGCAACGATCTGGATACGCCTCTAATTATCACCAGG GTGCAAGTTGGCAGCCCAGCATATGGCGAATTGTTGCGTGGCGATATCATAGCAAAGATCGGTGAATACGACGCACGTGACTTGAGTCATGCCGATGCCCAGCAGCTGTTTCGCGGTGCTGGAAATGAGATTCGTTTAACGGTGCATAG GGACAATACAATTGCGTATTCGCAGCAGGGCGTGAATCAGGAGAGCGCCGGCTCGCGTTGTAATTCTACGTTGCCACCGGCTAGTCCAGAGCCATCACAGTATCCGCAACGCGGCCCTTCTCCCTTTTTGCCAGGACCCAGTCACTTTGAGCGTGCCATGCAACTTCCTGTGGATACCTTGCCACAAACGGTGTTTCCTCAGCTGAATGCATCGGGCGGCTATGTGGCGAGCTCGAAGGATGTTTTTGCCCCAAAACCAACTCGTGATCATCAGCAGGATGTGGCCGAAGAACAGGCCCTCATTATCAACCAG CCATACCGGACAACTCCATTGGTGCTTCCTGGTGCGAAAGTGAAGAAGGATGCGCCAACCACAGAGTCCTACTTGAGACATTATCCAAATCCAGCTGTGCGCGCTCATCCCGGACACGACTACCATGACAGTATCATGAAGCAACGTGTTGCTGATACCATGTTGCACAAGATTGTTGGCCAAGATGCCGATACTGGCAGA GTCTTCCACAAGCAATTCAACTCGCCCATTGGTCTCTACTCCAACAACAATATTGAGGATACTATCAGAACAACAGTGCC TTTTGCCACAACAAGCGTTAGTAATCGCTTGAAGGAAAGCCCTTTGCATCGTACTTTGCCAACAAAACTTGACGG AAACCAGTATCAGCCCCAGTATCACGGCCGCCGTACAATGTAA
- the LOC108599496 gene encoding uncharacterized protein LOC108599496 isoform X14, whose product MEYVQFKNGSPVYYKEQPDLNECIQYQPYRTTPLVLPGAKVKKDAPTTESYLRHYPNPAVRAHPGHDYHDSIMKQRVADTMLHKIVGQDADTGRVFHKQFNSPIGLYSNNNIEDTIRTTVPIFIDLSFLEQKRKILEQQKQKDELAEQQHQQRQQKLQELYQQK is encoded by the exons atggAGTACGTTCAATTCAAAAATGGTTCACCAGTGTACTACAAGGAGCAGCCAGACCTTAATGAATGCATTCAATATCAA CCATACCGGACAACTCCATTGGTGCTTCCTGGTGCGAAAGTGAAGAAGGATGCGCCAACCACAGAGTCCTACTTGAGACATTATCCAAATCCAGCTGTGCGCGCTCATCCCGGACACGACTACCATGACAGTATCATGAAGCAACGTGTTGCTGATACCATGTTGCACAAGATTGTTGGCCAAGATGCCGATACTGGCAGA GTCTTCCACAAGCAATTCAACTCGCCCATTGGTCTCTACTCCAACAACAATATTGAGGATACTATCAGAACAACAGTGCC AATTTTCATCGATCTATCTTTCCTGGAACAAAAACGTAAGATTCtggagcaacaaaaacaaaaagatgAGCTTgcagagcagcaacatcaacagcgcCAACAGAAACTGCAGGAGCTctatcaacaaaaataa
- the LOC108599496 gene encoding uncharacterized protein LOC108599496 isoform X5, with protein sequence MTTNRSSYNRPAFWKLPGYVHDVAAVLPPTSTQLHSRLSQRRRSSNSGIKKRVHFADEPYVGVQVGSPAYGELLRGDIIAKIGEYDARDLSHADAQQLFRGAGNEIRLTVHRDNTIAYSQQGVNQESAGSRCNSTLPPASPEPSQYPQRGPSPFLPGPSHFERAMQLPVDTLPQTVFPQLNASGGYVASSKDVFAPKPTRDHQQDVAEEQALIINQPYRTTPLVLPGAKVKKDAPTTESYLRHYPNPAVRAHPGHDYHDSIMKQRVADTMLHKIVGQDADTGRVFHKQFNSPIGLYSNNNIEDTIRTTVPIFIDLSFLEQKRKILEQQKQKDELAEQQHQQRQQKLQELYQQK encoded by the exons ATGACGACCAACAGATCGTCATACAATCGACCGGCATTTTGGAAATTGCCCGGTTATGTACATGACGTAGCCGCCGTGTTGCCACCTACATCAACCCAATTGCATTCTCGCCTGTCACAGCGAcgtcgcagcagcaatagcgGCATTAAGAAGCGTGTGCATTTTGCTGACGAGCCGTATGTTGGG GTGCAAGTTGGCAGCCCAGCATATGGCGAATTGTTGCGTGGCGATATCATAGCAAAGATCGGTGAATACGACGCACGTGACTTGAGTCATGCCGATGCCCAGCAGCTGTTTCGCGGTGCTGGAAATGAGATTCGTTTAACGGTGCATAG GGACAATACAATTGCGTATTCGCAGCAGGGCGTGAATCAGGAGAGCGCCGGCTCGCGTTGTAATTCTACGTTGCCACCGGCTAGTCCAGAGCCATCACAGTATCCGCAACGCGGCCCTTCTCCCTTTTTGCCAGGACCCAGTCACTTTGAGCGTGCCATGCAACTTCCTGTGGATACCTTGCCACAAACGGTGTTTCCTCAGCTGAATGCATCGGGCGGCTATGTGGCGAGCTCGAAGGATGTTTTTGCCCCAAAACCAACTCGTGATCATCAGCAGGATGTGGCCGAAGAACAGGCCCTCATTATCAACCAG CCATACCGGACAACTCCATTGGTGCTTCCTGGTGCGAAAGTGAAGAAGGATGCGCCAACCACAGAGTCCTACTTGAGACATTATCCAAATCCAGCTGTGCGCGCTCATCCCGGACACGACTACCATGACAGTATCATGAAGCAACGTGTTGCTGATACCATGTTGCACAAGATTGTTGGCCAAGATGCCGATACTGGCAGA GTCTTCCACAAGCAATTCAACTCGCCCATTGGTCTCTACTCCAACAACAATATTGAGGATACTATCAGAACAACAGTGCC AATTTTCATCGATCTATCTTTCCTGGAACAAAAACGTAAGATTCtggagcaacaaaaacaaaaagatgAGCTTgcagagcagcaacatcaacagcgcCAACAGAAACTGCAGGAGCTctatcaacaaaaataa